A portion of the Deltaproteobacteria bacterium genome contains these proteins:
- a CDS encoding 4-hydroxyphenylacetate 3-hydroxylase family protein gives MSKLMNAKEYEESLRKLNLKVYMFGKRVESPVDDPIIRPSMNAVAMTYELAHRPEYEDLMTDTSHLTGEKVNRFCHIHQSVGDLVKKSKMGRLLGMKTGCCFQRCVGMDALNALSITTHAIDQKYGTEYNKRFLEYLKYVQENDLTCDGAMTDPKGDRSLAPHAQPDPDAFMHVVEERPDGIVVSGAKAHQTGAVNSHEIIIMPTITMREADKDYAISFALPSDAEGITYIIGRQSCDTRKSEGMTLDRGNMHYGGHEALVVFDKVFVPWDRVFMYKEYDFSTQLVENFAAYHRQSYACKVGVGDVLIGATQTVAEYNGADKASHVKDKIVEMNHLNETLYCGCIACASEGHKEPSGTYLVDVLLANIHKHNVTRFPYQIARLAQDIAGGLLVTLPSAADFASPEVGKLMEKYYKAKADVPTEHRMRILRLIENLTLGTAAVGYLTESMHGAGSPQAQRIMITRMINLELKKQTAKELCGIEKGDHLS, from the coding sequence ATGAGTAAATTAATGAATGCCAAAGAATATGAGGAAAGCCTTCGAAAATTGAATTTGAAGGTATACATGTTCGGTAAACGGGTCGAGAGCCCCGTTGATGATCCGATCATCCGCCCTTCCATGAACGCCGTGGCAATGACCTATGAGCTTGCCCACCGGCCCGAATATGAAGACCTGATGACCGACACGTCTCACCTCACCGGAGAAAAGGTAAACCGGTTCTGCCACATTCACCAGTCGGTGGGTGACCTGGTAAAAAAGAGCAAAATGGGTCGCCTCCTTGGCATGAAGACCGGTTGCTGCTTTCAGCGCTGCGTGGGCATGGATGCCTTGAACGCCCTTTCCATCACCACCCACGCGATCGATCAGAAGTACGGCACGGAATACAACAAACGCTTTTTGGAGTACCTGAAGTACGTACAGGAAAACGACCTCACCTGTGACGGTGCCATGACGGACCCGAAAGGTGACCGGAGCCTGGCGCCCCACGCGCAGCCCGATCCGGACGCCTTCATGCATGTCGTGGAAGAACGTCCCGACGGAATCGTCGTGAGCGGCGCGAAAGCCCATCAGACGGGCGCCGTCAATTCCCACGAGATCATCATCATGCCCACCATTACTATGCGGGAGGCCGATAAGGATTACGCCATTTCCTTCGCCCTGCCGAGCGATGCCGAGGGTATCACCTACATTATCGGCCGCCAGTCCTGTGACACCAGGAAATCGGAAGGGATGACGCTCGACCGCGGCAACATGCACTACGGTGGTCACGAGGCGCTGGTCGTCTTCGACAAGGTCTTCGTTCCCTGGGACCGCGTGTTCATGTACAAGGAATATGACTTCTCGACCCAGCTGGTGGAGAATTTCGCCGCCTATCACCGGCAGAGTTACGCGTGCAAGGTCGGTGTCGGCGATGTCCTGATCGGTGCCACCCAGACAGTCGCAGAGTATAACGGTGCCGATAAGGCTTCCCATGTGAAGGACAAGATCGTCGAGATGAACCACCTCAACGAGACGCTTTACTGCGGCTGCATCGCCTGCGCGTCCGAAGGTCACAAGGAGCCGAGCGGCACCTATCTGGTTGACGTGCTTCTCGCCAATATCCACAAACACAACGTCACCCGTTTCCCTTATCAGATAGCGCGGCTTGCGCAGGACATCGCCGGCGGCCTGCTGGTCACATTGCCTTCGGCGGCCGATTTCGCATCGCCTGAAGTGGGGAAATTGATGGAAAAGTACTACAAGGCGAAAGCCGATGTGCCCACGGAGCACAGAATGAGGATTCTGCGGCTTATCGAGAATCTGACGCTCGGTACGGCGGCAGTGGGGTACCTGACGGAGTCGATGCATGGTGCCGGTTCTCCCCAGGCGCAGCGGATCATGATTACCCGGATGATCAACCTTGAATTGAAAAAACAAACGGCGAAGGAACTGTGCGGGATAGAGAAGGGGGATCACCTCAGCTGA
- a CDS encoding acetyl-CoA hydrolase/transferase family protein, whose amino-acid sequence MCWEEIYKSKLTTAEEAVKHIKSGDRVVVGHASGSPEVLLKAMVENKEAYEDVEIVHMVAMGPSEYCLPENAKHFIHNSLFAGGTSRKAIHDGRAVFTPSHFSQIPRLFRKKVLPVDVTLCMLSSPDEHGYCSFGISVDYTKPAAESSKIVIAEVTPHMPRTLGDAFIHVSRIDHIVECDSKPIVLQPPKIGELDEKIGGYCAELIEDGACLQLGIGAVPDSILSFLKSKKDLGIHTEMFSDGVVDLVKEGVINCSRKNFHPNKMVATFFMGTEKLYNFVHNNPMVEMFPVDYTNNPANVARNDNVVSINSALQVDLTGQACSESIGYKQFSGTGGQADFVRGAAWSHGGVSILAFHSTAAKGTLSRIVPHLDEGAIVTTTRTDIHYAVSEYGIAELRGKSVPQRAEALISIAHPDFRADLKKEFSRIYNR is encoded by the coding sequence ATGTGCTGGGAGGAAATATACAAAAGTAAACTGACCACCGCGGAAGAAGCGGTGAAACATATCAAGTCGGGCGACCGGGTCGTCGTCGGCCACGCCTCGGGGTCACCCGAGGTACTCCTCAAGGCAATGGTGGAAAACAAGGAAGCCTATGAGGACGTTGAGATCGTACACATGGTCGCCATGGGTCCATCTGAGTATTGCCTGCCTGAAAACGCCAAGCATTTCATCCACAACTCACTTTTTGCGGGCGGGACATCCCGCAAGGCCATTCATGACGGGCGGGCCGTCTTCACACCGTCCCACTTCAGCCAGATACCGCGCCTGTTCCGGAAGAAGGTGCTCCCCGTCGACGTCACCCTGTGCATGTTGTCATCTCCCGATGAGCATGGCTATTGTTCGTTCGGTATTTCCGTCGATTATACGAAACCAGCGGCGGAGAGCTCGAAGATCGTGATAGCCGAGGTGACGCCCCATATGCCGAGGACGCTGGGTGACGCGTTCATCCACGTATCCCGGATCGATCATATCGTTGAATGCGACTCGAAACCGATCGTTCTGCAGCCGCCGAAGATCGGCGAACTCGATGAAAAGATCGGCGGGTACTGCGCCGAACTGATCGAGGACGGTGCCTGCCTGCAGCTGGGTATCGGTGCCGTTCCCGATTCGATCCTGAGCTTTTTGAAAAGCAAGAAAGATCTGGGGATTCACACGGAAATGTTTTCCGACGGTGTTGTTGACCTGGTGAAAGAAGGGGTCATCAACTGCTCCCGAAAGAATTTTCATCCCAACAAGATGGTGGCGACCTTTTTCATGGGTACCGAGAAGCTGTACAACTTCGTACACAATAACCCCATGGTGGAGATGTTTCCCGTTGATTACACCAACAACCCGGCCAATGTGGCACGCAATGACAACGTGGTCTCCATCAATTCCGCCCTGCAGGTGGACCTGACGGGCCAGGCCTGCTCGGAGTCGATCGGATACAAGCAGTTCAGCGGGACGGGCGGCCAGGCCGATTTCGTGCGAGGTGCCGCGTGGTCCCATGGCGGGGTCTCCATCCTTGCCTTCCACTCGACCGCCGCAAAGGGGACCCTGTCGAGGATCGTCCCCCATCTCGACGAAGGCGCCATCGTGACCACGACGAGGACGGATATCCATTATGCCGTTTCGGAATACGGCATCGCCGAACTCCGGGGGAAATCGGTTCCCCAGCGCGCGGAAGCACTTATCAGTATAGCCCATCCGGATTTCAGGGCCGATCTGAAGAAGGAATTCTCACGGATCTATAACAGATAG
- a CDS encoding iron-containing alcohol dehydrogenase, translated as MVHVFTTTPRIVMGPGAIKTIGEEVRNRGVRKVLIVTDKGVVGAGLTKAVESSLKAAKVSYAIFDGVEPDPRYEIVADCVAMAKKEKAKLLIGLGGGSPIDIAKTSAVMVTNKGPIGAYFGVNLIPKPGLPTIMVPTTAGTGSEVTPIAILSDEGEKLKKGVVSPHMYPAAGILDPELTVGLPPHVTAATGMDALIHAVEAYTSINATGMTDMYCIRAISLIYNNLRTAYAKGDNMAARTAMMEGALLAGIGFANAGVTAVHAFAYPIGAEFHIPHGIANTLMLPHVIRYNVLGNLPKFAGLAGPFGIPTAGLDDLQIVDRVIAAIDRLADDIRVPRHLADYGVTEKDVPMLAEGVMKVTRLLANNPRTLLLEDAKAIYRAAL; from the coding sequence ATGGTTCATGTCTTTACGACCACACCCAGGATCGTAATGGGCCCCGGTGCCATCAAGACCATCGGGGAAGAAGTCAGGAACCGGGGTGTCAGAAAGGTCCTGATCGTGACCGATAAAGGGGTTGTCGGTGCCGGCCTGACAAAGGCCGTTGAGTCGTCGCTCAAGGCCGCAAAGGTCAGCTACGCGATATTCGACGGCGTTGAACCGGATCCGCGCTATGAGATCGTCGCCGACTGCGTTGCCATGGCAAAGAAGGAAAAGGCGAAACTGCTCATCGGTCTGGGCGGCGGAAGTCCCATTGACATCGCCAAGACATCGGCCGTCATGGTGACGAACAAGGGACCCATCGGCGCGTACTTCGGCGTCAACCTGATCCCGAAACCGGGACTGCCCACCATCATGGTTCCGACGACGGCGGGTACGGGCAGCGAAGTGACGCCCATCGCCATTCTTTCGGACGAAGGGGAAAAACTGAAAAAAGGCGTCGTCAGTCCCCACATGTACCCTGCGGCAGGCATTCTTGATCCGGAACTGACCGTCGGTCTTCCGCCGCATGTCACGGCGGCGACGGGAATGGATGCCCTCATTCATGCCGTCGAGGCCTACACGTCGATCAACGCGACGGGCATGACCGACATGTACTGTATCCGGGCGATCAGCCTCATTTATAACAACCTGCGAACGGCATACGCCAAGGGCGATAACATGGCCGCCCGGACGGCCATGATGGAAGGTGCCCTTCTGGCGGGTATCGGTTTCGCCAATGCGGGCGTCACGGCCGTCCATGCCTTTGCCTACCCGATCGGCGCCGAGTTCCATATCCCTCACGGGATCGCCAACACCCTGATGCTGCCCCATGTCATCCGTTACAACGTGCTGGGCAATCTTCCGAAATTCGCCGGCCTTGCCGGTCCCTTCGGGATCCCCACGGCGGGTCTCGACGACCTGCAGATAGTGGACCGCGTCATCGCGGCGATCGACCGCCTGGCGGACGATATCAGGGTCCCGCGGCATCTCGCCGATTACGGGGTGACAGAAAAGGACGTGCCCATGCTGGCGGAAGGCGTGATGAAAGTGACCCGGCTTCTGGCGAACAATCCGAGGACGTTGCTCCTCGAGGATGCCAAGGCGATCTACCGGGCGGCCCTGTAA
- the gabT gene encoding 4-aminobutyrate--2-oxoglutarate transaminase: MDNTALVDKRSASLAKSFAGGKPAFAAFGKGALLTDVDGREYIDFAGGIGVMNIGHSHPRVVAAIQDQAGKLTHSCFMVVPYEPAVRLAERLCALTPGSFPKKAFFVNAGAEAVENAVKISRYYTKRQGIIVFDNGFHGRTLLTMTMTSKAKPYKFGFGPFAPEIYHAPYAYCYRCPFGLEYPKCGVYCADFLKKEFFIRCPAETTAAVIAEPVQGEGGFITPPPEYFPKVAEICKENGILFVSDEIQAGMARTGGKLFAIEHWGVEPDIMTIAKSLAAGMPLSAVVGRAEIMDSIHPGGIGGTYGGNPVACAAANAVLDAYEEENMLEKSEALGKKLWAAFTGMQKKYEIIGDVRGKGPMIALELVKDRATKETNAEAAGKIAAYAFEKGLILLTCGPYANCIRCLMPLVITDEHLDRGLAIIDEAFASLEK; encoded by the coding sequence ATGGACAATACAGCTCTTGTGGACAAGCGATCGGCATCGCTCGCGAAGTCATTCGCGGGCGGGAAACCGGCCTTTGCGGCATTCGGAAAAGGCGCCCTTCTCACCGACGTCGATGGACGTGAGTACATCGATTTCGCCGGCGGCATCGGTGTCATGAACATTGGGCACTCCCATCCCAGAGTGGTCGCCGCCATTCAGGACCAGGCCGGGAAATTGACCCACTCCTGCTTCATGGTCGTTCCCTATGAACCTGCCGTCAGGCTGGCCGAGCGTCTGTGCGCCCTCACTCCCGGCTCATTTCCGAAAAAGGCCTTTTTCGTCAATGCCGGCGCCGAGGCGGTGGAGAACGCCGTCAAGATATCACGGTATTACACAAAAAGGCAGGGGATCATCGTTTTTGACAATGGTTTTCACGGACGGACCCTGCTCACCATGACCATGACAAGCAAGGCGAAGCCTTACAAATTCGGTTTCGGGCCCTTTGCGCCGGAGATCTACCATGCGCCCTACGCCTACTGCTACCGGTGCCCCTTCGGCCTGGAGTATCCGAAATGCGGAGTATACTGCGCCGATTTTCTGAAAAAGGAATTTTTTATTCGGTGTCCCGCGGAAACGACGGCGGCGGTCATCGCTGAACCGGTGCAGGGCGAAGGCGGATTCATCACGCCGCCGCCCGAGTATTTCCCCAAGGTCGCCGAGATCTGCAAGGAGAACGGCATCCTCTTTGTTTCCGATGAGATACAGGCCGGTATGGCCCGGACGGGTGGAAAACTCTTCGCCATCGAGCACTGGGGTGTCGAACCCGACATAATGACCATAGCGAAGAGCCTTGCCGCCGGCATGCCGTTGAGCGCCGTCGTCGGCAGGGCGGAGATTATGGATTCGATCCATCCCGGCGGCATCGGCGGGACCTACGGCGGCAATCCCGTGGCCTGCGCGGCGGCCAACGCCGTCCTCGACGCCTATGAAGAGGAAAACATGCTCGAAAAGAGCGAAGCCCTGGGCAAAAAACTGTGGGCGGCCTTCACGGGGATGCAGAAGAAATACGAGATCATCGGGGACGTGCGCGGCAAGGGTCCCATGATCGCTCTCGAACTGGTCAAGGACCGCGCGACGAAAGAGACCAATGCCGAGGCTGCGGGCAAGATCGCCGCCTATGCCTTTGAGAAGGGACTGATCCTCCTTACCTGTGGTCCCTATGCCAACTGCATCAGGTGCCTGATGCCGCTGGTCATCACCGATGAACATCTCGACCGGGGGTTGGCGATCATCGACGAGGCCTTTGCCTCCCTCGAGAAGTAG
- a CDS encoding ABC transporter substrate-binding protein, translating to MVVSVGTPAMAKEKVIKIGNILPLSGPSASVGIQGKYARELATEMINEAGGIKSLGGLKLENIYVDSKSDPTVGVTAAERLINTNKVNILSGCWNSAVTYPSTQVAERYGIPFIVPVSVRNTITERGFKYTFRIAAKDAWWTRDQFGFLEDMKKKTGEQLTTMAFVYENGDWGVGMAESWRELAKQYGYKVVLDEPYPSTASDLTPVVMKIKKANPDVLLLTSNASDAILLTNTMAEMKVKTKAVIGTGGGHADPMFRKNCGKNAEYMFDVVEWEADLNKTGIPELNAEFKKRHGYDLAGESVDAFVSVFVIADALERAGSLDPKKIREALAATKLCSGPGMIVSYDCVQFDENGQNINAGIVMVQYRMIDGNLERVSIWPESAARAGYEAIFPMP from the coding sequence ATGGTCGTATCGGTGGGAACACCGGCGATGGCAAAGGAAAAGGTCATAAAGATCGGGAACATTCTTCCCCTGTCAGGACCCTCGGCATCGGTTGGAATCCAGGGCAAGTATGCACGGGAGCTTGCAACGGAGATGATAAACGAAGCCGGCGGGATCAAGTCTCTGGGTGGTCTGAAGCTCGAGAACATCTATGTTGACAGCAAGAGCGACCCCACCGTGGGTGTCACGGCGGCGGAGAGGCTCATCAATACCAATAAGGTAAATATTCTGTCGGGATGCTGGAACTCGGCCGTCACCTATCCCTCAACGCAGGTGGCCGAACGTTACGGAATTCCCTTCATCGTGCCTGTTTCCGTTCGGAACACCATCACGGAGAGAGGGTTCAAATATACCTTCAGGATCGCCGCGAAGGACGCCTGGTGGACCCGTGACCAGTTCGGTTTCCTTGAAGATATGAAGAAAAAGACCGGCGAGCAGCTGACGACCATGGCCTTCGTCTACGAGAACGGCGACTGGGGTGTCGGCATGGCCGAGTCATGGCGCGAACTGGCAAAACAATACGGCTACAAGGTCGTTCTCGACGAACCCTATCCCAGCACGGCCAGCGACCTGACACCGGTCGTCATGAAGATCAAGAAGGCAAACCCCGACGTCCTGCTTCTGACCTCGAACGCATCCGACGCCATTCTGCTGACGAACACCATGGCCGAAATGAAAGTGAAAACGAAAGCCGTTATCGGAACCGGCGGCGGCCACGCGGACCCGATGTTCCGGAAGAACTGCGGCAAGAACGCCGAATACATGTTCGACGTCGTTGAATGGGAAGCCGACCTGAACAAGACCGGCATTCCCGAGTTGAACGCGGAGTTCAAGAAACGTCACGGCTATGACCTTGCCGGTGAGAGCGTCGATGCCTTCGTGTCGGTCTTTGTCATCGCCGACGCCCTGGAGCGCGCCGGTTCGCTGGACCCCAAGAAGATCAGAGAGGCCCTTGCGGCGACAAAACTGTGCTCGGGCCCCGGCATGATCGTTTCCTATGACTGCGTCCAGTTCGATGAGAACGGGCAGAATATTAATGCCGGTATCGTGATGGTCCAGTACCGCATGATCGACGGGAACCTGGAACGGGTTTCCATCTGGCCTGAAAGCGCCGCGAGAGCCGGGTATGAAGCCATATTCCCCATGCCCTGA
- a CDS encoding branched-chain amino acid ABC transporter permease has product MDAILQAIVNGTLTGSIYGLAALGLTLIFGVIKVINFAHGSCLMVGMYAAYWVVLLTGVNPYVALIVVVPFLFFFGYFLQDIVIKPVLEAQSDVREPTEVIIVTTGVWYILDNLTLMLFGAEYRVVQTSISGTSFELGELIVSAPKLYGFIATIIVSVAVVWFLNSTKMGKSIRAASLDREAASLMGINQYRVYNIAFGIGTAIMGVVGCVLIPFYYVFPTVGVIFDVKCFIIVVLGGLGSIPGALVGGVIIGLIESIGAQFMASTWTELIVYVVFLAVLFIRPAGLFGSKLDW; this is encoded by the coding sequence ATGGATGCAATTCTTCAAGCAATCGTAAACGGTACGCTTACCGGCTCGATTTACGGTCTTGCTGCGCTGGGTCTGACCCTGATCTTCGGTGTCATCAAGGTCATCAACTTCGCCCACGGGTCCTGTTTGATGGTCGGTATGTACGCCGCCTACTGGGTGGTCCTTCTGACGGGGGTAAATCCTTATGTGGCCTTGATAGTCGTTGTTCCTTTTCTCTTCTTCTTCGGCTATTTCCTGCAGGATATCGTGATCAAGCCCGTCCTTGAAGCTCAGAGCGATGTCAGGGAACCAACGGAGGTCATTATCGTAACGACCGGTGTCTGGTATATTCTGGACAACCTGACCTTGATGCTCTTCGGAGCTGAATACCGGGTCGTTCAAACGTCTATTTCTGGAACATCCTTCGAGCTCGGCGAGCTTATCGTATCAGCGCCGAAACTCTACGGATTCATCGCCACGATCATTGTTTCCGTGGCGGTTGTCTGGTTTCTCAACAGCACGAAAATGGGAAAGTCCATCCGTGCGGCCTCTCTTGACCGCGAGGCGGCGAGCCTCATGGGAATCAACCAGTACCGGGTGTACAACATCGCCTTCGGTATCGGAACAGCGATCATGGGTGTCGTCGGTTGCGTATTGATTCCTTTCTATTATGTCTTTCCGACGGTCGGTGTCATCTTCGACGTCAAATGTTTCATCATCGTCGTTCTGGGAGGTCTGGGCAGCATTCCCGGCGCCCTGGTGGGTGGTGTCATTATCGGTCTGATCGAGTCTATCGGTGCTCAGTTCATGGCATCAACCTGGACCGAGTTGATCGTGTATGTCGTCTTCCTGGCGGTTCTCTTCATCAGACCCGCGGGGCTGTTCGGATCAAAGCTGGACTGGTAG
- a CDS encoding branched-chain amino acid ABC transporter permease yields the protein MKRETLDKILKIVLVAGVFTLPLWMNSPTYLQILILLFWYAYLTTSWNLVGGWAGVLPLGHSAYIGIGAYTSTVLAMHYGLSPWIGMFVGGILASIVGIIIGVPTLKLRGAYFALSTMAFGEGVRVLVENTNKLGPFAINGPRGICIPLQNGFWNFQFISKVPYYYIILIMLCVALFVTWYMSRVRIGYYLNAGGEEPEAAEALGVNVAKYKVIAMAISCFMTGLAGTFYAQMALYFYPKAILGLDLSFEIAFIALIGGRGTLAGPVLGALVLRPVTDFSRIYFSSILPGLHLVIYGLVLILVMIYQPRGIQEPLSKAYDWFLDNMTGTARAKGVKS from the coding sequence ATGAAACGAGAAACACTGGACAAGATACTCAAAATTGTGCTGGTAGCCGGTGTGTTCACCTTGCCGCTCTGGATGAACAGTCCCACCTATCTCCAGATCCTGATCCTGCTTTTCTGGTATGCCTACCTGACCACGTCATGGAACCTGGTCGGCGGCTGGGCCGGTGTGTTGCCGCTGGGTCATTCGGCCTACATCGGGATCGGTGCCTACACGTCAACGGTACTGGCCATGCATTACGGTTTGAGCCCCTGGATCGGCATGTTCGTCGGGGGTATACTCGCCTCGATCGTAGGAATCATTATCGGTGTTCCCACTCTGAAGCTCAGGGGAGCCTACTTCGCGCTTTCGACGATGGCCTTCGGCGAGGGCGTGCGTGTCCTTGTGGAGAATACGAACAAGCTGGGACCCTTTGCGATCAATGGTCCCCGCGGTATCTGTATTCCACTGCAGAACGGATTCTGGAATTTCCAGTTCATCAGCAAGGTTCCCTATTATTATATAATCCTCATCATGCTTTGCGTGGCCCTCTTTGTGACGTGGTACATGTCCCGGGTCAGGATCGGATACTATCTGAACGCGGGCGGTGAAGAGCCCGAAGCGGCGGAAGCGCTTGGTGTGAACGTCGCGAAGTACAAGGTCATCGCCATGGCCATCAGTTGCTTCATGACGGGGCTCGCGGGGACTTTTTACGCGCAGATGGCGCTCTACTTTTACCCGAAGGCGATCCTGGGACTCGATCTGTCCTTTGAGATCGCCTTTATCGCCCTCATCGGAGGCCGCGGTACCCTGGCCGGCCCCGTTCTTGGCGCCCTGGTCCTCAGACCGGTGACCGATTTCTCGCGTATCTACTTCAGTTCCATACTCCCCGGTCTGCACCTGGTCATATACGGACTGGTCCTGATCCTGGTCATGATCTACCAGCCGAGAGGCATCCAGGAGCCGCTGAGTAAGGCCTATGACTGGTTTCTTGACAATATGACGGGTACTGCTCGAGCAAAGGGGGTGAAGTCATAA
- a CDS encoding ABC transporter ATP-binding protein translates to MATMLEVKNVSKHFGGLKAVDQVSLSINEGEIFGLIGPNGAGKSTLFNCVAGYYPPTFGEILFRGESITGLRPWDICKKRIARTFQLVKPFKMKSVLYNTMVGAYVRSTNPAEVRDMALEILEELQLADKKDVLAKNLTIADRKRLELARAMATDPEMLLLDECMAGLRPNEVDETLDIIRGIRDRGVTIFVIEHIMRAIMSLSDRITVIQFGAKIMEGTPAEVAADERVIKAYLGESYVAAGNK, encoded by the coding sequence ATGGCAACAATGCTTGAAGTTAAGAACGTATCAAAACATTTCGGCGGTTTGAAAGCGGTCGATCAGGTCTCCCTTTCAATAAATGAGGGAGAGATCTTCGGTCTGATAGGGCCGAACGGTGCGGGAAAATCGACGCTTTTTAACTGTGTGGCCGGCTACTATCCTCCCACGTTCGGTGAGATCCTTTTCAGGGGTGAATCCATCACCGGCCTGCGGCCCTGGGACATCTGCAAGAAGAGGATCGCCAGGACCTTTCAACTGGTGAAGCCTTTCAAGATGAAAAGCGTCCTTTACAATACCATGGTGGGGGCCTATGTGCGTTCCACCAATCCCGCCGAGGTCAGGGACATGGCACTGGAGATCCTGGAGGAACTGCAGTTGGCCGATAAGAAGGATGTGCTGGCGAAAAATCTTACCATAGCCGACAGGAAACGTCTTGAACTGGCCCGCGCGATGGCGACGGATCCCGAGATGCTGCTTCTGGATGAATGCATGGCGGGTCTGCGGCCGAACGAGGTGGATGAAACGCTGGATATCATTCGCGGTATTCGGGACCGCGGGGTCACCATATTCGTGATCGAGCATATCATGCGGGCGATCATGTCCCTCTCCGACCGGATCACGGTTATTCAGTTCGGCGCGAAAATAATGGAAGGCACGCCGGCAGAGGTTGCCGCCGACGAGAGAGTCATTAAAGCATATCTGGGGGAAAGCTATGTCGCTGCTGGAAATAAATAA
- a CDS encoding ABC transporter ATP-binding protein, which produces MSLLEINKITCFYGDVQVIYDVSMHVDEGEIISMIGANGAGKSTILKCISGLMKAKTGTITFDGQQVQNLRPEKIVDRGVIHVPEGRRLFPLMTVKENLEVGAHNPRAYPHREETIKDVYKLLPRLQEREKQLAITLSGGEQQMVAIGRGMMAMPKILMLDEPSLGLAPVLIQEIFQTIRKIAEQGTTVLLVEQDVQHSLSLSDRGYVLEHGRVVQEGLGSELLNNPNIREAYLGI; this is translated from the coding sequence ATGTCGCTGCTGGAAATAAATAAAATCACATGCTTTTACGGGGACGTCCAGGTCATCTACGATGTATCGATGCATGTCGATGAAGGTGAGATCATCAGCATGATCGGCGCGAACGGTGCCGGGAAGTCCACCATTCTGAAATGTATCTCGGGCCTGATGAAGGCAAAAACGGGAACGATCACCTTTGATGGTCAGCAGGTTCAGAATCTTCGCCCGGAAAAGATCGTCGACAGAGGCGTGATACATGTTCCCGAGGGAAGACGGCTGTTCCCCCTGATGACGGTGAAGGAGAATCTTGAGGTTGGGGCCCACAATCCACGGGCCTATCCGCACAGGGAAGAGACCATCAAGGATGTTTACAAGTTATTGCCGCGCCTGCAGGAGCGCGAAAAACAGCTCGCCATCACTCTGAGCGGCGGTGAACAGCAGATGGTCGCCATCGGCAGGGGCATGATGGCGATGCCGAAGATCCTGATGCTTGATGAACCCTCCCTGGGGCTTGCCCCGGTCTTGATCCAGGAAATATTCCAGACGATCAGGAAGATCGCAGAACAGGGTACGACGGTATTGCTTGTCGAACAGGACGTGCAGCATTCTCTCAGCCTGAGCGATCGGGGGTATGTCCTCGAACACGGGCGGGTCGTGCAGGAAGGTCTTGGTTCCGAGTTGCTGAACAATCCGAACATACGGGAAGCGTATCTCGGTATATAG